One Sphaerisporangium krabiense DNA segment encodes these proteins:
- the rpe gene encoding ribulose-phosphate 3-epimerase: MAVQISPSILSADFARLADAAAQVGAAADWLHVDVMDNHFVPNLTIGLPVVESLLKATDLPLDCHLMIEDPDRWAPAYAEAGAGSVTIHAEAAKAPVRTLREIRKAGARAGFALNPGTAVQPYEDLLGEIDMLLVMTVEPGFGGQPFLDIVLPKVRKARELIDKHGGEVWLQVDGGVSAATIERCAEAGADVFVAGNAVYGAADPAGAVRSLRAQAEHASSAP; encoded by the coding sequence ATGGCCGTACAGATCTCACCGAGCATTCTCAGCGCCGACTTCGCCAGGCTCGCCGACGCCGCCGCCCAGGTGGGCGCCGCCGCCGACTGGCTGCACGTCGACGTCATGGACAACCACTTCGTGCCCAACCTGACCATCGGGCTGCCGGTGGTCGAGTCCCTGCTGAAGGCGACCGACCTCCCGCTCGACTGCCACCTGATGATCGAGGACCCGGACCGGTGGGCGCCGGCCTACGCCGAGGCGGGGGCGGGCAGCGTGACGATCCACGCGGAGGCGGCCAAGGCCCCGGTGCGCACGCTCCGCGAGATCCGCAAGGCGGGGGCCCGCGCCGGCTTCGCGCTCAACCCCGGCACGGCCGTCCAGCCCTACGAGGACCTGCTCGGCGAGATCGACATGCTCCTGGTGATGACCGTGGAGCCCGGCTTCGGCGGCCAGCCGTTCCTCGACATCGTGCTCCCCAAGGTCCGCAAGGCGCGCGAGCTCATCGACAAGCACGGCGGCGAGGTCTGGCTCCAGGTCGACGGCGGCGTCTCGGCCGCGACCATCGAACGCTGCGCCGAGGCCGGCGCCGACGTCTTCGTGGCCGGCAACGCCGTCTACGGCGCCGCCGACCCCGCCGGCGCCGTCCGCAGCCTCCGCGCCCAGGCCGAGCACGCCTCCTCCGCGCCCTGA
- a CDS encoding SDR family oxidoreductase yields MAALQGKRAVVTGGSRGIGRAIVERLARDGAAVVFSYASNAEAAAQVEKVVAEAGGRAHAVRADLAEAGAAERLMEIAEERLGAVDILVNNAALSFTPAPLAELDEELYDQAMTVNARAVFLTVRHAARHMPDGGRIINISTLNTTRPAPGIAPYAASKGAVEQLTAVAAMELGARGITVNTVSPGATDTDLLRGTNSAEALETAAQVTALGRLGQPADVADVVAFLAGPDARWITSQNIHATGGLA; encoded by the coding sequence ATGGCGGCGCTTCAGGGGAAGAGGGCCGTGGTCACCGGGGGTTCCCGGGGGATCGGCCGGGCGATCGTCGAGCGGCTGGCCCGGGACGGCGCCGCGGTGGTGTTCAGTTACGCGAGCAACGCCGAGGCCGCGGCGCAGGTCGAGAAGGTCGTGGCGGAGGCGGGGGGACGGGCGCACGCCGTGCGGGCCGATCTGGCCGAGGCGGGGGCCGCCGAGCGGCTGATGGAGATCGCCGAGGAGCGGCTGGGGGCCGTGGACATCCTGGTCAACAACGCCGCGCTGAGCTTCACCCCGGCGCCGCTGGCCGAACTCGACGAGGAGCTGTACGACCAGGCGATGACGGTGAACGCCCGCGCGGTCTTCCTGACCGTCCGCCACGCCGCCCGGCACATGCCCGACGGCGGGCGGATCATCAACATCTCCACGCTCAACACCACGCGCCCGGCGCCCGGCATCGCCCCGTACGCGGCCAGCAAGGGGGCGGTCGAGCAGCTCACCGCGGTCGCGGCGATGGAGCTCGGCGCGCGGGGCATCACCGTGAACACCGTCTCCCCCGGCGCCACCGACACCGACCTGCTGCGCGGCACCAACTCCGCGGAAGCCCTGGAGACGGCCGCCCAGGTGACCGCCCTCGGCCGTCTCGGGCAGCCCGCGGACGTGGCCGACGTCGTGGCCTTCCTCGCCGGCCCCGACGCCCGCTGGATCACGTCCCAGAACATCCACGCCACCGGCGGCCTCGCCTGA
- a CDS encoding ABC transporter ATP-binding protein, whose product MTETLLELSGLTKHFPVLGGLVFKRQVGRVHAVDGIDLSVGAGETLGLVGESGCGKSTTGRLVSRLLEPTAGTIAYKGKDISHASRRELKPIRSEIQMIFQDPYSSLNPRHTVGAIISGPMEVNGITPPGGRQKRVRELLEIVGLNPEHYNRFPHEFSGGQRQRIGVARALALEPRLIVADEPVSALDVSIQAQVVNLLQQLQRDLGIAFLFIAHDLAVVRHFSQRVAVMYLGKIVEVGDRTSIYERPRHPYTHALLSAVPEVNPGEDATTERIRLAGDVPSPIDPPSGCRFRTRCWKAQDKCATEEPPLVRLDGNHEGHLTACHYPEAPTTHGEDIVLDPALA is encoded by the coding sequence GTGACCGAGACCCTGCTGGAGCTGTCCGGCCTGACCAAGCACTTCCCCGTCCTCGGCGGGCTGGTCTTCAAGCGCCAGGTCGGGCGCGTGCACGCCGTGGACGGCATCGACCTCTCGGTCGGCGCGGGCGAGACCCTCGGCCTGGTGGGCGAGTCCGGCTGCGGCAAGTCGACGACGGGCCGCCTGGTGTCACGGCTGCTGGAGCCGACGGCGGGCACCATCGCGTACAAGGGCAAGGACATCTCCCACGCGAGCCGGCGCGAGCTGAAGCCGATCAGGTCCGAGATCCAGATGATCTTCCAGGACCCGTACTCGTCGCTCAACCCCCGGCACACGGTCGGGGCCATCATCAGCGGCCCCATGGAGGTCAACGGCATCACCCCGCCCGGCGGGCGGCAGAAGCGCGTGCGCGAGCTGCTGGAGATCGTCGGGCTCAACCCCGAGCACTACAACCGGTTCCCGCACGAGTTCTCCGGCGGCCAGCGCCAGCGCATCGGCGTCGCCCGCGCCCTCGCCCTGGAGCCGCGCCTGATCGTCGCCGACGAGCCGGTCTCGGCCCTGGACGTCTCGATCCAGGCCCAGGTGGTGAACCTGCTGCAGCAACTCCAGCGGGACCTCGGCATCGCGTTCCTGTTCATCGCCCACGACCTGGCCGTGGTGCGGCACTTCTCCCAGCGCGTCGCGGTCATGTACCTCGGCAAGATCGTCGAGGTCGGCGACCGCACGTCCATCTACGAGCGCCCACGCCACCCCTACACCCACGCCCTCCTCTCCGCCGTCCCCGAGGTCAACCCCGGCGAGGACGCCACGACCGAGCGCATCCGCCTCGCCGGCGACGTCCCCTCCCCCATCGACCCCCCGTCCGGCTGCCGCTTCCGCACCCGCTGCTGGAAGGCCCAGGACAAGTGCGCCACCGAGGAGCCCCCCCTGGTCCGCCTGGACGGCAACCACGAGGGCCACCTGACGGCCTGCCACTACCCCGAGGCCCCCACCACCCACGGCGAGGACATCGTCCTCGACCCCGCCCTCGCCTGA
- a CDS encoding polymorphic toxin-type HINT domain-containing protein has product MALLISSVDAVTDLTAPAVSSAESPVEPSVEGRPIREVAAVRGAEDTAPVTGPATRSATPPGAGAAEVAVGAAPARAAGLPITVRKAAGTDAPGRVRVESLGADAVERLGGTAVGLRVTRADGGPRPARVRIGVDYSTFAAAFPAGAASRLGVIEMPACVLAARPDAACAKAAERARVVPSGDDAAARRVTVDVEAAPDGSPAAGKVYALTSLAAAGDPGEGTTNFAATDLKAAGSWQVGLSGGGFSYSYPIPLPPSVAGEAPELALSYSSSAVDGLTNYTNNQASVAGMGWEISPGFIERRFRPCADDAEETTKNTEQRDWKHQCWESPDENDGDPATTDHTTSHLTLSIEGKSSPIVKDRTSGGWKTVEDYGWKIDYQPSAATGQPYWTVTTTDGTLYRFGYNRDAMWQTAYVGDDPGEPCKDRYSKTGLPGLCDAPWRWNLDQRIDPDGNVADYTFDREENWYCKVVGALCQPGPFGDGREFRVPYDRGGHLAQVAYGRNVNVAGSAHTAKVVFNAVDRGRPPASGAPWDDDTPKDLDCPSSPRDVITACDTPGPAFYISKRLDTVVTSVLNASGGWDEVYRLEAGYKWVYTQILQSLPPAGPVLWLDTLRPVGLAGTGPDIPMPPVDFEATLLDNRADHDDAQGRPRLRMPRISSVYNGLGGRTDVTYGQANPCPVPSGYPTTGWDTGARDCYQATLGTYYDDGGMRHTSRAVYMKWLVTQVVDKDLVGGSPDVPIRYEYLGAPAWARAFDYARADTTPGVLCSPPSTGSCKTLVEDWDQFRGYQTVRTVKGAGSGPDDFTVNTSTFYRGMYDDVRADGVRKGARITDFDGNARDDLRALAGRTLQEQSWRATTVNGAAPERATPGTAAGPRPGDAETARPGPGKAGTAALGCTYPAWQQFASYTKGAKVSWTGHHWEALGPSVSAEPGKVSGAWKDLGDCAAGPTPTPTPTGGPTTPPGGPGLGGYTEIGSTRYEYTTRQAGDGPGIYDPLLITTTRQVAREAVTSGFRYTDQRTTYDAYGLPTKVNDYGDTTDPGDDSCTSTTYARDTARWLLDYQATVERRAGEDCAGGALLARTVTLYDGAAGPAANTPSRGNATETRVYTGDDDYAATRSGYDGYGRVTSSVDAAGKTTRFAFSPATGWPAGGVVTTNPLGHTTTTWLSPYHGQPVQTRDPDGNDTVMDHDALGRATALWTPQQPRSGGTAAASITYTVPFDGALGQPTAAVRTTLRRLRSGSGATATWLTAHTYIDGLGRVRENQSASPAGGRIVTVTAYDARGLAAAASEPAHNTADPGSGLLNPALTSLPQWSKTVHDGAERATAEIEYSFGGELRRTTTAHYGDRYDVQPPAGGKSVHWTDADDRVVKIEEWTDATSHKDTSYVYDRDGRLTTMTDANGNVRRFAYDLAGRRTASHDPDAGDVEQHYDAAGRVSWTKDGRGQKLSYGYDDLGRRTALWAGDEGTGTRLASWTYDTLAKGKPVSSTRYVGGAAYTDRITGYDTMGRPTGSTLTIPASEDLLAGDYTFTTAYDAAGEITEMGMPAAGGLPKEKVTFTSTDLGLPKGVASDYGGGFTYVKDTRYTPTSQLAERSYGATGAIRRAVAWDASTGWISRVTTTAKADTSTPVLAQDDRYSYDVAGRITRLQDAASAVAGAPQGQSECFAYDGLRRLSAAWTTTASSCAGGVAGADGLGADPYRQQYAYDPVGNLTTLNDNGQVSTYRYPAPGASAVRPNAVTSVERPGGSDTYAYDGAGQLVSRSVAGKPAAFQWNELGQMAKATVGGQDTSMVYDADGERLIRRDPSGKVTLYAGDMEIELAGGRLTAKRYYTTPDGALVAVRTGGSELKWLTSGAHGSMQLAIDDATGRVDRERYLPYGARRGADDLPFTDRGFLGKIEDDQTGLDYLSARYYDPALAKFVSTDPLLDLTRPGWANPYAYAGGDPVGLSDPTGLRPAPLPPSGPCDKPNSLACAKYKADLAKGKVKDWEKRLLDALMALGKIAADELGITAGIECLTTGDLGACGETALNILGSLAGGLVAKLGVKYALPWKWKKGVRLAESVWKHARQAIDSFKGWVRSKDELKAAEGVVGKIIKSCSSFVPGTEVLMADGTRKDIEDVRAGDEVLATDPQTGVTAAKRVIAVVTSAGTKNLVRVTLAVPGSRGATDVVATGTHPFWVAGEGHWLNASDLRPGMTLRDADGSAVTVLGVVKYQVAGQRVHNLTVEDVHTYHVAAGTADVLVHNAGACSLAQAGEVLADRWGKNRVTVQSGDVRYAVDLRGRSHFDKKTGTYIDTPHVKIYRYHRGPNGRGGWQAEDTRAATWADLRMVRKYFEKLGK; this is encoded by the coding sequence ATGGCGTTACTCATTTCGTCCGTGGACGCGGTCACCGACCTGACCGCGCCGGCCGTCTCGTCGGCGGAGTCCCCGGTCGAACCGTCGGTGGAGGGACGTCCGATCCGCGAGGTCGCCGCCGTGCGCGGGGCCGAGGACACCGCGCCCGTCACCGGTCCCGCGACCAGGAGCGCGACACCGCCCGGCGCGGGAGCGGCGGAGGTCGCGGTGGGCGCCGCGCCCGCCCGCGCGGCCGGCCTGCCGATCACCGTGCGGAAGGCCGCCGGCACGGACGCGCCGGGCAGGGTCCGGGTGGAGTCGCTCGGCGCCGACGCGGTCGAGCGCCTGGGCGGCACGGCGGTGGGCCTGCGGGTCACCCGCGCCGACGGCGGACCGCGGCCGGCACGCGTCCGGATCGGGGTGGACTACTCCACGTTCGCCGCCGCGTTCCCCGCCGGGGCCGCGTCCCGGCTCGGAGTCATCGAGATGCCGGCCTGCGTGCTCGCGGCACGGCCGGACGCGGCGTGCGCCAAGGCGGCGGAGAGGGCCCGCGTCGTGCCGAGCGGCGACGACGCCGCCGCGCGGCGGGTGACGGTGGACGTGGAGGCCGCCCCGGACGGGTCGCCCGCCGCCGGGAAGGTGTACGCCCTGACCTCGCTGGCCGCGGCCGGCGACCCCGGCGAGGGGACCACCAACTTCGCGGCGACGGACCTGAAGGCCGCCGGATCCTGGCAGGTCGGACTGTCGGGGGGTGGCTTCTCCTACTCCTATCCGATCCCCCTGCCCCCGTCCGTGGCCGGCGAGGCCCCGGAACTGGCGCTGTCGTACTCCTCGTCCGCCGTCGACGGCCTGACCAACTACACCAACAACCAGGCGTCGGTCGCCGGGATGGGCTGGGAGATCTCCCCGGGCTTCATCGAGCGCCGGTTCCGGCCGTGCGCCGACGACGCCGAGGAGACCACCAAGAACACCGAGCAGCGCGACTGGAAGCACCAGTGCTGGGAGTCGCCGGACGAGAACGACGGCGACCCGGCGACCACCGACCACACCACCTCGCACCTGACGCTGTCGATCGAGGGCAAGTCCTCGCCGATCGTGAAGGACCGCACGAGCGGCGGCTGGAAGACCGTGGAGGACTACGGCTGGAAGATCGACTACCAGCCCTCCGCCGCGACCGGGCAGCCGTACTGGACGGTGACCACCACCGACGGCACCCTCTACCGCTTCGGCTATAACCGCGATGCGATGTGGCAGACCGCCTACGTCGGCGACGACCCCGGCGAGCCCTGCAAGGACCGGTACTCCAAGACCGGCCTGCCCGGTCTGTGCGACGCCCCCTGGCGGTGGAACCTGGACCAGCGGATCGACCCGGACGGCAACGTGGCCGACTACACCTTCGACCGGGAGGAGAACTGGTACTGCAAGGTGGTCGGCGCGCTGTGCCAGCCCGGGCCGTTCGGGGACGGCCGGGAGTTCCGGGTGCCCTACGACCGGGGCGGCCACCTGGCTCAGGTGGCCTACGGCCGCAACGTCAACGTGGCCGGGTCGGCGCACACCGCCAAGGTCGTCTTCAACGCCGTGGACCGGGGCAGGCCGCCCGCGTCCGGCGCGCCGTGGGACGACGACACCCCCAAGGACCTGGACTGCCCGTCGAGCCCGCGCGACGTGATCACCGCCTGTGACACCCCCGGCCCGGCGTTCTACATCTCCAAACGGCTCGACACGGTGGTGACCTCGGTGCTCAACGCCTCCGGCGGCTGGGACGAGGTCTACCGGCTGGAGGCCGGGTACAAGTGGGTCTACACCCAGATCCTGCAGAGCCTGCCGCCCGCGGGGCCCGTCCTGTGGCTGGACACCCTGCGCCCGGTCGGCCTCGCCGGGACCGGCCCCGACATCCCCATGCCCCCCGTGGACTTCGAGGCCACCCTGCTGGACAACCGGGCCGACCACGACGACGCCCAGGGCAGGCCCCGGCTGCGCATGCCGCGGATCTCCTCGGTGTACAACGGGCTCGGCGGCCGCACCGACGTCACCTACGGCCAGGCCAACCCCTGCCCGGTCCCCTCGGGCTACCCCACGACCGGCTGGGACACCGGCGCCCGCGACTGCTACCAGGCCACGCTCGGCACCTACTACGACGACGGCGGCATGCGGCACACCAGCCGGGCCGTCTACATGAAGTGGCTGGTCACCCAGGTCGTCGACAAGGACCTGGTCGGCGGCTCGCCGGACGTGCCCATCCGGTACGAGTACCTGGGCGCCCCTGCCTGGGCGCGGGCGTTCGACTACGCGCGCGCCGACACCACCCCGGGCGTGCTGTGCAGCCCGCCGTCGACCGGCTCCTGCAAGACGCTCGTCGAGGACTGGGACCAGTTCCGCGGCTACCAGACCGTGCGCACCGTCAAGGGCGCCGGGAGCGGCCCCGACGACTTCACCGTCAACACCTCCACCTTCTACCGCGGCATGTACGACGACGTGCGCGCCGACGGCGTCCGCAAGGGCGCCCGGATCACCGACTTCGACGGCAACGCCCGCGACGACCTGCGCGCACTGGCCGGCCGCACCCTGCAGGAGCAGTCCTGGCGCGCCACCACCGTCAACGGCGCCGCCCCTGAGCGGGCCACGCCCGGCACGGCGGCGGGACCGCGGCCCGGCGACGCCGAGACCGCGCGGCCGGGGCCGGGGAAGGCCGGAACCGCCGCCCTGGGCTGTACGTATCCGGCCTGGCAGCAGTTCGCCTCCTACACCAAGGGCGCCAAGGTCTCCTGGACCGGCCACCACTGGGAGGCGCTCGGCCCGAGCGTCAGCGCCGAGCCCGGCAAGGTGTCCGGCGCGTGGAAGGACCTCGGCGACTGCGCCGCCGGCCCCACCCCCACGCCCACTCCCACCGGCGGCCCCACGACACCCCCGGGCGGCCCGGGTCTGGGCGGGTACACCGAGATCGGCTCGACCCGCTACGAGTACACCACCCGCCAGGCGGGCGACGGGCCGGGCATCTACGACCCGCTGCTGATCACCACCACCCGCCAGGTCGCCCGCGAGGCCGTCACCTCCGGCTTCCGCTACACCGACCAGCGCACCACCTACGACGCCTACGGCCTGCCCACCAAGGTCAACGACTACGGCGACACCACCGACCCCGGCGACGACAGCTGCACCTCCACCACCTACGCCCGCGACACCGCCAGATGGCTGCTCGACTACCAGGCCACCGTGGAACGCAGAGCGGGGGAGGACTGCGCCGGCGGCGCCCTGCTGGCCAGGACCGTCACCCTGTACGACGGCGCCGCGGGACCGGCGGCCAACACCCCGAGCCGGGGCAACGCCACCGAGACCCGGGTGTACACCGGCGACGACGACTACGCGGCGACCCGGAGCGGCTATGACGGCTACGGGCGGGTCACCTCCAGCGTCGACGCGGCCGGCAAGACGACCCGGTTCGCCTTCAGTCCGGCGACCGGCTGGCCGGCGGGCGGGGTGGTCACCACCAATCCGCTCGGGCACACCACGACCACCTGGCTGTCGCCGTACCACGGCCAACCCGTCCAGACCCGTGACCCTGACGGCAACGACACGGTCATGGACCACGACGCCCTCGGCCGGGCGACCGCGCTGTGGACGCCCCAGCAGCCCAGGAGCGGTGGCACCGCCGCCGCGTCCATCACCTACACCGTCCCCTTCGACGGCGCGCTCGGCCAGCCGACGGCGGCCGTGCGGACGACGCTGCGCCGGCTGCGGTCCGGCTCGGGCGCCACGGCCACCTGGCTGACCGCCCACACCTACATCGACGGCCTCGGCCGGGTCCGGGAGAACCAGTCGGCGTCCCCGGCGGGCGGGCGGATCGTCACCGTCACCGCCTACGACGCCCGCGGGCTGGCCGCCGCGGCGTCCGAGCCCGCGCACAACACCGCCGACCCGGGCTCGGGCCTGCTGAATCCCGCGCTCACCAGCCTGCCCCAATGGTCCAAGACCGTCCACGACGGCGCCGAGCGCGCGACGGCCGAGATCGAGTACTCGTTCGGCGGCGAGCTGCGGCGCACCACCACCGCCCACTACGGCGACCGCTACGACGTCCAGCCGCCCGCCGGCGGGAAGAGCGTCCACTGGACCGACGCCGACGACCGCGTCGTGAAGATCGAGGAGTGGACGGACGCCACGTCCCACAAGGACACCTCCTACGTCTACGACCGCGACGGCCGCCTGACGACGATGACGGACGCCAACGGCAACGTGCGCAGGTTCGCCTACGACCTCGCCGGCCGCCGGACCGCCTCCCACGACCCCGACGCCGGAGACGTGGAACAGCACTACGACGCGGCGGGACGGGTGAGCTGGACCAAGGACGGGCGGGGCCAGAAGCTCTCCTACGGCTATGACGACCTCGGCAGGAGGACCGCGTTGTGGGCCGGGGACGAGGGGACCGGCACCAGGCTGGCCTCCTGGACCTACGACACGCTGGCCAAGGGCAAGCCGGTCTCCTCCACCCGCTACGTCGGCGGGGCCGCCTACACCGATCGGATCACCGGCTACGACACCATGGGCCGCCCGACCGGCTCCACCCTCACCATCCCCGCCTCCGAGGACCTGCTGGCCGGCGACTACACCTTCACCACCGCCTACGACGCCGCCGGCGAGATCACCGAGATGGGCATGCCCGCCGCCGGAGGGCTGCCCAAGGAGAAGGTGACCTTCACCTCCACCGACCTGGGGCTGCCCAAGGGCGTGGCGTCCGACTACGGGGGCGGATTCACCTACGTCAAGGACACCCGGTACACCCCGACGTCCCAGCTCGCGGAGCGTTCGTACGGCGCCACGGGGGCGATCAGGCGCGCCGTGGCCTGGGACGCGTCCACCGGCTGGATCTCGCGGGTCACCACGACCGCCAAGGCCGACACGAGCACGCCGGTGCTCGCCCAGGACGACCGGTACTCCTACGACGTCGCCGGCCGGATCACCCGCCTCCAGGACGCGGCGTCCGCCGTCGCCGGCGCGCCGCAGGGCCAGTCCGAGTGCTTCGCCTACGACGGCCTGCGCAGGCTCTCGGCGGCCTGGACCACGACCGCGTCCTCCTGCGCCGGCGGCGTGGCGGGCGCGGACGGGCTCGGCGCCGACCCGTACCGGCAGCAGTACGCCTACGACCCGGTCGGCAACCTGACCACGCTGAACGACAACGGCCAGGTGTCCACCTACAGGTACCCCGCGCCGGGCGCCTCGGCCGTCCGCCCGAACGCCGTCACCTCCGTCGAGCGCCCTGGCGGCTCCGACACCTACGCCTACGACGGCGCGGGGCAGCTCGTGTCGCGCTCGGTGGCGGGCAAGCCGGCCGCCTTCCAGTGGAACGAGCTCGGCCAGATGGCGAAGGCCACCGTCGGCGGCCAGGACACCTCGATGGTCTACGACGCCGACGGCGAGCGGCTGATCCGCCGCGACCCCTCCGGCAAGGTGACGCTGTACGCCGGGGACATGGAGATCGAGCTCGCCGGGGGCAGGCTCACCGCCAAGCGGTACTACACCACCCCCGACGGCGCCCTGGTCGCGGTGCGCACCGGCGGTTCGGAGCTGAAGTGGCTGACCTCAGGGGCGCACGGCAGCATGCAACTGGCCATCGACGACGCCACCGGCCGCGTCGACAGGGAGCGATACCTGCCGTACGGCGCGCGTCGCGGCGCCGACGACCTGCCGTTCACCGACCGCGGCTTCCTCGGGAAGATCGAGGACGACCAGACCGGCCTCGACTACCTGTCGGCCCGCTACTACGACCCCGCGCTCGCGAAGTTCGTCTCCACCGACCCCCTGCTCGACCTGACCAGACCGGGCTGGGCCAACCCCTACGCCTACGCGGGCGGCGACCCGGTCGGACTGTCCGACCCGACCGGTCTGCGGCCCGCGCCCCTACCCCCGTCCGGTCCGTGCGACAAGCCCAACAGCCTCGCGTGCGCCAAGTACAAGGCCGACCTGGCGAAGGGCAAGGTCAAGGACTGGGAGAAGCGGCTCCTCGACGCGCTCATGGCCCTCGGCAAGATCGCCGCGGACGAGCTCGGCATCACCGCGGGCATCGAATGCCTCACCACGGGCGACCTCGGCGCGTGCGGCGAGACGGCGCTCAACATCCTCGGCTCGCTCGCCGGCGGCCTGGTGGCCAAACTCGGCGTCAAGTACGCGCTGCCCTGGAAGTGGAAGAAGGGCGTGCGGCTCGCCGAGTCGGTCTGGAAGCACGCCCGTCAGGCGATCGACTCCTTCAAGGGCTGGGTGAGGTCGAAGGACGAGCTGAAGGCGGCGGAGGGCGTCGTCGGCAAGATCATAAAATCCTGCAGCAGCTTCGTGCCGGGGACCGAGGTTCTCATGGCCGACGGCACGCGCAAGGACATCGAGGACGTACGCGCCGGGGACGAGGTGCTCGCCACGGACCCGCAGACCGGTGTGACGGCGGCGAAACGGGTCATCGCCGTCGTCACGAGCGCCGGGACGAAGAACCTCGTACGCGTCACCCTCGCAGTCCCCGGTTCGCGAGGCGCCACCGACGTCGTCGCCACCGGCACCCACCCGTTCTGGGTCGCCGGCGAAGGCCACTGGCTCAACGCGTCCGACCTACGGCCCGGAATGACGCTGCGGGACGCCGACGGGAGTGCCGTCACGGTGCTCGGCGTGGTCAAGTACCAGGTCGCGGGTCAGCGGGTGCACAATCTCACCGTCGAGGACGTCCACACCTACCATGTGGCGGCGGGAACGGCCGATGTCCTGGTCCACAACGCGGGCGCGTGCTCTCTCGCCCAGGCCGGTGAGGTGCTCGCCGACCGGTGGGGCAAGAATCGCGTGACCGTTCAGTCGGGCGACGTGCGGTACGCCGTCGACCTCCGGGGAAGGTCGCACTTCGACAAGAAGACCGGCACGTACATCGACACACCCCACGTCAAGATCTACCGCTACCACCGGGGGCCGAACGGACGCGGAGGCTGGCAGGCCGAAGACACCCGTGCCGCCACCTGGGCCGACCTGAGAATGGTCAGGAAGTACTTCGAGAAACTAGGCAAGTAG
- a CDS encoding peptidase S1, whose translation MTIGSGHVRALCGRLTLVIAGGLAAALATASAVPAAVAPPRIGVLKSDGKALVKEGGLSATWVTEHDGIKQIALAGDRIGVLRADGAALVKEGGLSATWVTEHDGIKQIALSGNRIGVLTGDGRALVKEGGLSATWVTENTHVKQIALSGNRIGVLKSDGTALVKEGGLSATWVTENTRVRQIALSGNRIGVLKGDGTALVKEGGLSATWVTENTDVLELALSGDRIGVLKSDGVALVKEGGLSATWVTENDDVIQLALAGDRIGVLKGDGVALVKEGGLSATWVTENDDVTQLALSTGND comes from the coding sequence ATGACGATCGGTTCAGGGCACGTCCGCGCCCTTTGCGGCAGGCTCACGCTCGTGATCGCGGGCGGGCTCGCCGCCGCCCTCGCCACGGCGTCCGCCGTCCCCGCCGCCGTGGCGCCGCCCCGCATCGGCGTGCTCAAGAGCGACGGCAAGGCGCTGGTCAAGGAGGGCGGCCTGTCGGCCACCTGGGTCACCGAGCACGACGGGATCAAGCAGATCGCGCTGGCGGGCGACCGCATCGGCGTCCTCAGGGCCGACGGCGCCGCGCTGGTCAAGGAGGGCGGCCTGTCCGCCACCTGGGTCACCGAGCACGACGGGATCAAGCAGATCGCCCTCTCCGGCAACCGCATCGGCGTGCTCACCGGCGACGGCAGGGCCCTCGTGAAGGAGGGCGGCCTGTCGGCCACCTGGGTCACCGAGAACACCCACGTCAAGCAGATCGCGTTGTCCGGCAACCGCATCGGCGTCCTGAAGAGCGACGGCACCGCCCTGGTCAAGGAGGGCGGCCTGTCCGCCACCTGGGTGACCGAGAACACCCGGGTCCGCCAGATCGCGCTCTCCGGAAACCGCATCGGCGTCCTCAAGGGCGACGGCACGGCCCTGGTCAAGGAGGGCGGCCTGTCGGCCACCTGGGTCACCGAGAACACCGACGTCCTCGAACTGGCCCTGTCCGGCGACCGCATCGGCGTCCTGAAGAGCGACGGCGTGGCGCTGGTGAAGGAGGGCGGCCTGTCCGCCACCTGGGTCACCGAGAACGACGACGTCATCCAGCTCGCCCTCGCCGGCGACCGCATCGGCGTCCTCAAGGGCGACGGCGTGGCCCTCGTGAAGGAGGGCGGCCTGTCGGCCACCTGGGTCACCGAGAACGACGACGTCACCCAGCTCGCCCTCTCCACCGGCAACGACTGA